A genomic region of Fodinisporobacter ferrooxydans contains the following coding sequences:
- the glmS gene encoding glutamine--fructose-6-phosphate transaminase (isomerizing): MCGIVGYIGKQSAQEVLVNGLSKLEYRGYDSAGIAVHDGQVIKIRKSVGRLAALESQLENLDATVGIGHTRWATHGRPSHDNAHPHTDESERFIVVHNGIIENYLQLREELQASGHVFTSETDTEVVAHLLEELFDGDLFETVKKVVQKIHGAFALAIMAKDEPGKLIAVREKSPLIVGLGDGENFIASDIPAILEYTRRVYILEDGEMAVLTENDVACYTLDGELVQKEEFNVTWDAVAAEKGGYEHFMLKEIHEQPKAIQDTLTGRISEDGKHVVFNELDWDQNYANSINQIHIVACGTSWHAGLVGKAVIEKLTRIPVNVEIASEYRYADPIVSKDTLIVVITQSGETADTMAALREMKKRGNRVLAITNVVGSSAAREADDVLFTWAGPEISVASTKAYTTQLIVFYLFALFLAEKRNTCDSQTIADIVAALRQLPELAEKSLESAPIVQQFAQQYADKEDAFFIGRGLDFSVSLEGSLKLKEISYIHAEAYAAGELKHGTLALIVEGIPVIALATQTHLLEKTISNIVEVKARDAFVLALAWEDDTQVESTVDEVIRLPRTLDFLAPVVTVIPLQLLAYYASVARGNDVDKPRNLAKSVTVE, from the coding sequence ATGTGTGGTATAGTTGGATATATAGGAAAGCAATCGGCTCAAGAAGTTCTTGTAAATGGTTTGAGCAAACTGGAATATCGGGGCTACGACTCAGCCGGTATTGCGGTGCATGACGGTCAAGTGATCAAAATCCGCAAATCGGTGGGACGCTTGGCTGCTTTGGAAAGTCAATTGGAGAACCTGGATGCGACGGTCGGCATTGGCCATACCCGGTGGGCTACACATGGACGCCCATCCCATGACAATGCACACCCGCACACAGATGAATCGGAAAGATTTATCGTCGTGCACAACGGGATTATCGAAAATTACTTGCAGTTACGGGAAGAACTTCAGGCGAGCGGCCACGTGTTCACATCCGAAACCGATACGGAAGTTGTTGCGCATCTGCTGGAAGAGTTGTTTGATGGAGACTTGTTTGAAACCGTCAAGAAAGTTGTGCAGAAAATCCACGGCGCGTTCGCATTGGCGATTATGGCAAAAGACGAACCAGGCAAATTGATTGCCGTTCGGGAAAAAAGCCCGCTCATCGTCGGCCTCGGCGACGGAGAAAACTTTATCGCTTCCGATATCCCTGCCATTCTGGAATACACCCGCCGCGTATATATTTTGGAAGACGGCGAAATGGCAGTATTGACGGAAAATGATGTAGCCTGCTACACGCTTGACGGCGAATTGGTACAAAAAGAAGAGTTTAATGTGACTTGGGATGCAGTCGCTGCGGAAAAAGGCGGCTACGAGCATTTTATGCTAAAGGAAATTCACGAGCAGCCAAAAGCGATTCAAGATACGTTGACAGGACGGATTTCCGAAGATGGAAAACATGTAGTCTTTAATGAGTTGGACTGGGACCAGAATTACGCTAATAGCATCAATCAGATTCATATTGTGGCGTGCGGAACTTCCTGGCATGCAGGGCTTGTCGGAAAAGCAGTCATTGAAAAATTAACGCGCATTCCAGTAAATGTGGAAATCGCATCGGAATATCGCTATGCGGACCCAATCGTTTCCAAAGATACGTTGATTGTCGTGATTACACAGTCAGGTGAAACGGCAGATACGATGGCAGCCCTTCGCGAAATGAAAAAACGGGGCAACCGTGTATTGGCGATTACGAACGTTGTCGGCAGTTCGGCAGCACGGGAAGCAGACGATGTTTTATTCACTTGGGCTGGCCCGGAAATTTCCGTCGCGTCTACAAAAGCCTATACGACACAATTGATCGTCTTTTATTTGTTTGCATTGTTTCTTGCGGAAAAACGCAACACTTGTGATTCACAAACCATCGCCGATATCGTTGCCGCGTTGCGCCAGTTGCCGGAATTAGCGGAAAAATCCCTGGAATCGGCGCCAATCGTGCAACAATTCGCTCAACAATATGCCGACAAAGAGGATGCATTCTTCATTGGCCGCGGCCTCGATTTTTCCGTGTCCCTGGAAGGCTCATTGAAATTAAAAGAAATTTCCTATATTCATGCTGAAGCATATGCAGCGGGCGAATTGAAGCACGGAACGCTCGCTTTGATCGTAGAAGGCATTCCAGTGATCGCCTTGGCAACACAGACACACCTGCTGGAAAAAACGATCAGCAACATCGTCGAAGTCAAAGCACGGGATGCATTCGTATTGGCGCTTGCATGGGAAGACGATACGCAAGTGGAAAGCACCGTCGACGAAGTCATCCGCCTGCCGCGCACACTTGACTTCCTGGCACCGGTTGTCACCGTGATTCCTCTGCAGCTGCTCGCCTATTATGCGTCTGTCGCAAGAGGCAATGACGTAGATAAGCCACGGAATTTGGCGAAGTCAGTGACTGTGGAGTAG
- a CDS encoding DUF262 domain-containing protein, with the protein MRIHTKIEAATSFNPTKKTHQMDIATMCGKIKNNKITLPLYQRDLSWALQKAVDLFNFQLFGKAPVSPISINEISNDYDNYVPQVSFLNRELISSSEIKGDHQSVVDGQQRLTTNFKAYINHDSFRNIVLDISRGVFIIVEGNIAKSQIPVGILFNEDENVLINYLQEKGSFTELFAILIRVRTKIRSYNYTINIAENLTEDEQIEWFEVLNNAGSRVTALQMSFSKLKLHNLDIYTDYTNPFKEKVFGYGFEELFSPFTTNVSYPIAALNPAYEVIEKNSNHNTNYAPIPSDTKEAILTRLDVNTLKSIIELTLNSLEAALELIKKNELQNYISRMDYILYLTGFFAYQKNKQLENQKVGKLIEWVETVNFTNQSNSGRREIFSNLLKIHY; encoded by the coding sequence ATGAGAATACATACTAAAATAGAAGCAGCTACAAGTTTTAACCCAACAAAGAAAACACATCAAATGGATATTGCTACAATGTGTGGAAAAATAAAAAATAATAAAATTACCTTACCTTTATATCAACGTGATTTAAGTTGGGCACTGCAAAAAGCAGTTGATTTGTTTAATTTCCAATTGTTTGGTAAGGCGCCTGTATCTCCAATTTCAATAAATGAAATTAGCAATGATTATGATAATTATGTTCCTCAAGTATCTTTTTTAAATAGAGAACTAATTTCATCTTCCGAAATTAAAGGAGATCATCAATCTGTTGTGGACGGTCAACAACGTTTAACTACTAACTTCAAAGCGTATATTAATCACGACAGCTTCCGAAATATTGTTCTAGATATTTCTAGGGGTGTTTTTATAATCGTAGAGGGCAATATAGCGAAAAGCCAAATCCCTGTAGGTATTCTTTTCAATGAAGATGAAAATGTATTAATAAACTACCTTCAGGAAAAAGGTAGTTTCACAGAACTATTTGCTATTTTAATACGTGTTCGTACTAAAATAAGAAGCTATAATTATACAATCAACATTGCAGAAAATTTAACTGAAGATGAACAAATCGAATGGTTTGAAGTTTTAAATAATGCTGGTAGTAGAGTTACAGCGCTGCAAATGAGTTTCTCAAAATTGAAACTTCACAATTTAGATATTTATACGGATTACACAAATCCTTTTAAAGAGAAAGTCTTTGGATATGGTTTTGAAGAATTATTCTCACCGTTTACTACAAATGTTTCTTACCCTATAGCAGCATTAAATCCTGCATATGAAGTAATTGAAAAAAATAGTAATCACAATACAAACTATGCACCGATTCCATCAGATACTAAGGAAGCAATTCTAACAAGATTAGATGTCAATACATTGAAGTCAATTATTGAACTTACATTAAATTCATTAGAAGCAGCTTTAGAATTAATCAAAAAGAATGAATTGCAGAATTATATTTCTCGAATGGATTATATTCTATATTTAACAGGTTTCTTTGCTTATCAAAAAAATAAACAGTTAGAGAATCAAAAAGTTGGGAAACTTATTGAATGGGTAGAAACTGTTAATTTTACAAATCAATCTAATAGCGGCAGAAGAGAAATATTCTCGAATTTATTGAAGATACATTACTAA
- a CDS encoding HsdM family class I SAM-dependent methyltransferase, with translation MAVKKSELYGSLWASCDKLRGGMDASQYKDYILTLLFVKYVSDRFKGVAYADIEVPEGGSFDDMVALIGNKNIGEEMDKVIAKLAGANGLRGVIDNAHFNDETKLGKGQEMVDKLSGLIAIFRRPELNFSSNRTDGDDIIGDAYEYLMRNFATESGKSKGQFYTPAEVSRILAKVIGIDRATKRDTSVYDPACGSGSLLIRAADEAPFEVAIYGQEKDIATAGLAKMNLVLHNKAAGEIAGNYSTFSDPQFFEDDDEKTTLRRFDYVVANPPFSTKNWTDGLKEYGRFDGYGDRPPEKNGDFAWLLHILKSLKRNGKAAVILPHGVLFRGNAESIIRQSIVDKGYIKGIIGLPANLFYGTGIPACIIVIDKEGADERDGIFMIDASRDFIKDGNKNRLRERDIYKIVTTFGQRIKEPKYSRFVPLEEIRDKNGYNLNIPRYIDSSVPEDLQNIEGHLIGGIPALDVDNMERYWSIFDNLKSVLFSPLRKGFYQPVVKKEDIRHTIYSDSEFSQYADRIDSAFEKWQNSVNDKLCDIDDKTKVKELIVELAETILEEFENVTLINKYDVYQVLLAYWQDVMADDVFIVSQDGYTAARETENIMGVYTSGKKKGEEKVIGWEGKLIPRSIIVEAFFHAEQKAIDEIEALITEAQNELDEMMEGAEDDSVINTVLKDNGSLDMTALKAALKDKTLGKDDREVLQSLYDKKAMIDEQGKALKKLKEVLEQKTKEQYSKLADEEILDLLVNRKWYHTIFEGIDALYTAISHSIANRVTELTERYEETLPVIQEEVAEYEVKVKSHLERMGFTW, from the coding sequence ATGGCGGTAAAAAAGAGCGAACTTTACGGTTCTTTATGGGCGAGTTGTGATAAATTACGGGGCGGAATGGACGCCTCCCAATACAAAGACTATATTCTGACGCTCTTGTTCGTTAAGTACGTTTCCGACAGGTTTAAGGGTGTGGCTTATGCGGACATAGAAGTTCCCGAAGGGGGCAGCTTCGATGACATGGTTGCTCTTATCGGCAATAAGAACATCGGCGAGGAGATGGACAAAGTCATTGCCAAACTCGCTGGAGCAAACGGTTTGCGCGGAGTTATCGACAACGCTCATTTTAACGATGAGACCAAGTTGGGCAAAGGCCAGGAAATGGTCGATAAACTTAGCGGACTAATCGCCATATTCCGTAGACCAGAACTGAATTTTTCCAGCAATCGTACCGACGGTGACGACATCATCGGGGATGCTTATGAATATCTGATGCGCAACTTTGCGACTGAGAGCGGAAAGAGCAAAGGACAATTCTATACGCCCGCTGAGGTTTCACGGATTCTCGCGAAGGTTATCGGCATTGACCGGGCGACAAAAAGAGACACATCCGTATACGACCCAGCTTGCGGTTCAGGCTCATTGCTTATCAGAGCCGCTGATGAAGCGCCTTTTGAGGTTGCCATTTACGGACAGGAGAAGGATATTGCCACTGCCGGTCTTGCTAAAATGAACCTTGTGTTGCATAACAAAGCTGCTGGAGAGATTGCCGGCAACTACAGTACTTTTTCCGACCCGCAGTTTTTTGAGGATGATGACGAGAAAACTACGCTGCGCCGTTTTGACTATGTGGTAGCCAATCCTCCGTTCTCCACGAAGAACTGGACTGATGGGCTCAAAGAATATGGGCGCTTCGATGGTTATGGCGACAGGCCTCCGGAGAAAAATGGTGATTTTGCATGGCTGCTTCATATATTGAAGTCGCTAAAACGCAATGGAAAGGCTGCTGTAATCTTACCTCACGGCGTCCTGTTCCGTGGTAATGCCGAGTCGATAATCCGACAGTCTATAGTGGACAAGGGATACATCAAAGGCATCATTGGTCTGCCCGCTAACCTGTTTTATGGAACGGGTATCCCTGCATGTATTATTGTTATTGATAAAGAAGGAGCTGACGAACGCGACGGCATCTTTATGATTGACGCGAGCCGTGACTTCATTAAAGATGGCAACAAGAACCGTCTGCGTGAGCGGGATATCTATAAAATCGTTACGACATTCGGACAACGGATAAAAGAGCCCAAATACTCCCGTTTCGTCCCTCTTGAGGAAATCCGAGACAAGAACGGCTATAATCTCAACATACCGCGCTATATTGATAGCAGTGTACCAGAGGACTTACAAAATATTGAGGGGCATCTAATAGGTGGTATTCCTGCTCTAGACGTTGATAATATGGAGCGGTATTGGAGTATCTTCGACAATTTGAAATCGGTGCTGTTTTCCCCTTTGCGCAAAGGGTTTTATCAGCCTGTTGTAAAGAAGGAAGATATACGCCACACGATTTATTCCGATTCCGAGTTCAGCCAATACGCCGACAGAATCGACAGCGCGTTCGAAAAATGGCAGAACAGTGTAAACGATAAGCTTTGCGACATAGACGATAAAACAAAGGTAAAGGAACTGATTGTTGAACTCGCCGAGACGATTCTTGAAGAATTTGAAAATGTGACGTTGATCAACAAATATGATGTCTATCAGGTGCTACTTGCCTATTGGCAGGATGTGATGGCTGATGACGTATTCATTGTCTCGCAAGACGGTTACACAGCGGCGCGGGAAACTGAAAATATTATGGGGGTATATACCTCCGGCAAGAAGAAAGGTGAGGAAAAGGTTATCGGTTGGGAGGGCAAGCTGATTCCACGCAGCATTATCGTTGAGGCGTTTTTCCATGCGGAGCAGAAAGCCATCGATGAGATAGAGGCTTTGATAACGGAAGCGCAGAACGAATTGGACGAGATGATGGAAGGCGCGGAGGATGACTCTGTAATCAACACTGTTTTGAAAGACAATGGCAGTCTTGATATGACCGCCCTGAAAGCCGCTCTCAAGGACAAAACGCTTGGCAAGGACGACCGGGAAGTCTTGCAATCACTCTACGATAAGAAAGCTATGATTGACGAGCAGGGCAAAGCGCTCAAAAAGCTGAAAGAAGTGTTAGAGCAGAAAACCAAAGAGCAATACAGTAAGCTGGCTGATGAGGAGATACTTGACCTGCTCGTAAACCGCAAGTGGTACCATACCATTTTCGAGGGCATCGACGCGCTCTACACCGCCATCTCCCACAGCATCGCAAACCGTGTGACCGAACTGACCGAACGGTACGAGGAAACCCTCCCCGTCATTCAGGAGGAAGTGGCTGAATACGAGGTGAAGGTAAAATCTCATCTGGAAAGGATGGGGTTCACATGGTAA
- a CDS encoding restriction endonuclease subunit S: protein MVKGWNEKTFGELFEFFGGFSASRAQLSTVGYPYLHYGDIHGSTKTNVDVCSDSTIPRLNVPLSKVSNNALLQDGDVVFVDASEDDDGVSRHIVVRNAQGKPFISGLHTIIARAKTDELDTLFKQFCFQTEEVRSQFKFYAVGTKVMGVNKSTIAKIALQFPNDKSEQHAIAEALSDVDGYITSLEKLIAKKKAIKQGAMQELLTGKRRLPGFDGDWISGEWQDVLDGFTSGATPYRGKPEYFIGTIKWVSSGELNYNKIYDTIEHISEQAKADTSLTVHPIGTFLMAITGLEAAGTRGSCAILAAEATTNQSCMAIYGTEKMDTSYLFHYYILNGDNLALQYCQGTKQQSYTAKIVKSLPIFYPSDIREQMAISTILSDMDSEIETMTAKLAKAKLIKQGMMQELLTGRIRLAQPEVDAVVTVKPEIQAAATTSAQKGHNQQFDDAVMIAGIVNAFYTDRYPLGRKKVQKLLYLLRRKQDKSTVAFKKKAAGPYADEVRYKGGEPIANSNRYIATTTTKGKGTTFTQGKNIGQALDYIERWGRQNDIQWLADKFRYTSVDDLELLATVDMAICDLEVAGIPVSVASIKHLIATNKEWQAKLQKKTFADSKIAKAIGDLQTLL, encoded by the coding sequence ATGGTAAAAGGATGGAATGAAAAAACGTTCGGAGAACTCTTCGAATTTTTCGGTGGGTTTTCGGCTTCGAGAGCACAGTTATCAACTGTCGGTTATCCCTATCTTCATTATGGGGATATTCACGGCTCAACTAAGACAAATGTAGACGTTTGTTCCGACAGCACAATACCTCGCCTTAATGTACCGCTGAGCAAAGTGTCTAACAATGCTTTACTCCAAGATGGCGATGTTGTATTTGTTGACGCGTCCGAAGATGATGATGGTGTAAGTAGGCACATCGTTGTCCGCAATGCTCAAGGGAAGCCGTTTATTTCTGGGTTGCATACTATTATCGCAAGAGCAAAAACAGACGAACTTGATACTCTCTTTAAACAGTTTTGCTTTCAGACAGAGGAAGTTAGGTCTCAGTTTAAGTTTTATGCTGTCGGCACGAAAGTAATGGGTGTGAATAAGAGTACCATTGCAAAGATAGCTCTTCAATTTCCAAACGATAAATCCGAACAACACGCCATCGCTGAAGCACTTTCAGATGTGGACGGTTATATCACGTCGCTCGAAAAGCTAATTGCAAAGAAGAAGGCCATCAAGCAAGGTGCGATGCAGGAACTGCTCACAGGCAAGCGGCGACTGCCGGGATTTGATGGGGACTGGATTTCTGGTGAATGGCAAGATGTCTTAGATGGTTTTACAAGTGGTGCAACGCCATATCGAGGGAAACCAGAGTATTTTATTGGCACTATCAAGTGGGTCTCAAGTGGTGAACTGAATTACAACAAAATTTATGACACAATTGAACATATTTCTGAACAGGCAAAAGCTGATACATCCCTCACTGTTCATCCTATAGGAACATTTTTAATGGCGATTACTGGACTTGAGGCGGCTGGGACAAGAGGTAGTTGTGCAATACTCGCTGCCGAAGCAACTACTAATCAGTCTTGTATGGCGATTTATGGTACTGAAAAGATGGATACAAGCTATCTTTTTCACTACTACATTCTTAATGGGGATAATCTTGCTTTACAATATTGCCAGGGTACTAAGCAGCAGAGTTATACTGCAAAGATTGTAAAATCTCTACCCATTTTCTATCCTTCTGATATCAGAGAACAGATGGCGATTTCAACTATTCTCTCTGATATGGACAGCGAAATCGAAACTATGACCGCCAAGTTGGCCAAGGCAAAGCTCATTAAGCAGGGAATGATGCAGGAGCTATTGACCGGGCGCATTCGGCTGGCGCAACCGGAAGTCGACGCTGTGGTTACTGTGAAGCCGGAGATTCAGGCTGCCGCAACCACTTCTGCCCAAAAGGGTCACAACCAGCAGTTTGATGACGCGGTTATGATTGCAGGGATCGTGAACGCCTTCTACACCGACAGGTATCCACTTGGCAGAAAGAAAGTACAGAAGCTCTTGTATCTCTTGCGCCGCAAGCAGGATAAAAGCACAGTCGCCTTTAAAAAGAAGGCGGCAGGTCCCTATGCCGATGAGGTTCGCTATAAAGGCGGCGAGCCGATAGCCAATAGCAACCGTTACATCGCTACAACGACGACAAAGGGCAAAGGTACGACTTTCACCCAAGGGAAAAACATTGGGCAAGCCCTCGACTATATCGAACGCTGGGGCAGACAGAACGATATTCAATGGTTGGCGGACAAGTTCCGCTACACATCCGTTGACGACTTGGAATTGCTCGCAACTGTGGATATGGCTATCTGCGACCTGGAGGTAGCCGGGATTCCCGTTTCAGTTGCTTCCATCAAACATCTGATTGCTACGAATAAAGAGTGGCAGGCGAAGCTGCAAAAGAAAACATTCGCCGACTCAAAGATTGCGAAAGCAATCGGCGACTTGCAGACGTTATTATAA
- a CDS encoding type I restriction endonuclease subunit R, which yields MATIGEAERTAQNHVIFLFRNQALLGYEYYGNRKPYENSNIETDKLTAFLRRQGYSDVLARRAVEELRKAAGNLQSGLYAANKAVYSLLKYGAKVRENPGEAEKTVFFIDWTYPSKNDFAVAEEVTVVDNCEKRPDIVVYINGIAIAVIELKKSTISVANGIRQNLTNQHEYFIQPFFTTVQFTMAGNSSEGLRYGTVGTDEKYYLEWKNYAESRDNNSLDILETCKGLPDKLDWQLYSMFQKKRLLDHIHNFVIFDKGIKKVCRHNQYFGIKEAQLKIADSKGGIIWHTQGSGKTLTMVWLSKWILANDPDARVLIITDRDELDDQVEKTYIGVDEKIARTKNCSDLINKLDSYENRLICSLIHKFSNRSGEISDLDYDRYIEELFKTLPQNFSAKGKFYVFVDECHRTQSGKLHRAMKAILPGAIFIGFTGTPLLKKNKATSIEVFGGYIHTYKYDEGVADGVVLDLRYEARDIPQNITSQVRIDAWFEAKTIALTPRAKAKLKSAWGNMQTVFSSRTRLESIARDIIFDMETKSRLMNGNGNAILVAESIYAACKYYEIFQSKGFKKCAIISSFVPREGDLRTDTVSTNEDTEAFEKYEIYKKMLGGQDVEAFEKEAKRKFVEEPANMKLLIVVDKLLTGFDAPPCTYLYIDKSMHDHGLFQAICRVNRLDGEDKDFGYIVDYKQLFGDLTDTLNKYTAGAFEGYAEEDVQGLIKDRLEEARKFFDRTLEELDDLCEGVALPRKELDYIHYFCGENGIDVNEDEAFARSREQLYRLVNRLVRAYTEIKPDMSTAGYTPSEQEELSKKVEFYIDLKAIIGQASADFIDLKLFEPGMRYLIDNYIIAEDSRKLGAFDDFTLFDFIIAQGEKLKDDGGNKEGAAEAIENNIRKKVVEKIPINPKYYEKMSAILEQLIRERREGVIAYEHLLEKYIELARNVTFPEENDAYPVRIRKSGALRAFYDNCGRDEELAIALHEAVLRSKQDRFRNNPVKEKRIKRELFKILKDESEVERIFNIICEQEEY from the coding sequence ATGGCGACAATCGGAGAAGCCGAACGGACGGCGCAAAACCATGTCATATTCCTGTTCCGCAATCAGGCGCTCTTGGGCTACGAATATTACGGCAATCGTAAGCCGTATGAGAACAGTAACATTGAAACGGATAAGCTGACGGCATTTCTGCGTCGGCAGGGCTACAGCGACGTGTTGGCAAGGCGCGCCGTGGAGGAGCTGCGTAAGGCGGCGGGCAATTTGCAGTCAGGGCTGTATGCCGCGAACAAGGCGGTTTACTCCCTACTGAAATATGGCGCAAAGGTGCGCGAGAACCCCGGAGAAGCTGAGAAAACCGTCTTTTTCATAGACTGGACGTACCCAAGCAAGAACGATTTTGCCGTTGCTGAAGAAGTGACGGTGGTCGACAACTGTGAGAAACGCCCCGATATCGTTGTATATATCAACGGTATCGCTATTGCCGTGATTGAACTCAAGAAGAGTACGATTTCAGTTGCTAACGGCATCCGCCAAAATCTCACCAACCAGCACGAATACTTCATTCAGCCGTTTTTTACGACGGTTCAGTTTACGATGGCGGGCAATAGCAGCGAGGGGCTGCGCTACGGCACGGTCGGTACGGACGAGAAGTATTATCTGGAATGGAAAAACTACGCCGAATCACGCGACAATAACTCACTCGACATTTTGGAAACCTGCAAAGGACTACCGGACAAGCTGGACTGGCAGTTATATAGCATGTTCCAGAAGAAGCGTCTGCTTGACCACATCCACAACTTTGTCATTTTTGATAAAGGGATAAAGAAAGTGTGCCGTCACAATCAGTACTTCGGTATCAAAGAGGCGCAACTGAAGATTGCAGACAGCAAGGGCGGAATTATTTGGCACACACAAGGCAGTGGCAAAACGTTAACGATGGTGTGGCTGTCCAAGTGGATTCTGGCAAACGACCCAGATGCGCGCGTTCTGATTATTACTGACCGCGACGAACTAGACGACCAGGTAGAAAAAACGTATATCGGCGTAGACGAGAAAATCGCTCGGACGAAAAACTGCTCGGACTTAATCAACAAGCTGGACTCCTATGAAAACCGCTTGATTTGCTCTCTCATACACAAGTTTAGCAATCGAAGCGGAGAAATATCAGACCTTGATTACGACAGGTACATCGAGGAACTCTTCAAGACCCTCCCGCAGAACTTTTCGGCTAAGGGCAAGTTTTATGTGTTTGTTGACGAGTGCCACCGGACACAGTCCGGCAAGTTACATCGAGCGATGAAAGCCATTTTGCCAGGAGCTATCTTTATAGGTTTTACGGGAACGCCACTCCTCAAGAAAAATAAAGCGACAAGTATTGAAGTGTTTGGAGGATACATTCATACGTATAAATACGATGAAGGCGTTGCAGACGGCGTTGTTCTCGACTTGCGCTACGAAGCCCGTGATATCCCACAAAACATCACGTCACAGGTGAGAATTGATGCGTGGTTTGAGGCAAAAACTATTGCTCTTACTCCCCGTGCCAAGGCGAAGTTGAAATCAGCATGGGGAAACATGCAGACGGTGTTTAGTTCGCGCACACGGTTGGAAAGCATAGCCCGTGATATTATTTTTGACATGGAAACCAAAAGTCGCTTGATGAACGGCAATGGCAATGCCATTCTGGTTGCGGAGTCAATATATGCGGCTTGCAAATACTACGAGATATTCCAGTCCAAGGGTTTCAAAAAGTGTGCGATTATATCCTCTTTCGTGCCTCGTGAGGGAGACTTGAGGACTGATACTGTCAGCACTAACGAGGACACAGAGGCATTTGAAAAGTACGAAATCTACAAGAAAATGCTCGGCGGGCAGGATGTGGAGGCGTTCGAAAAAGAAGCTAAGCGCAAGTTTGTGGAAGAGCCCGCGAATATGAAGTTATTGATTGTTGTAGATAAACTCCTGACAGGCTTTGACGCGCCACCCTGCACCTACCTTTACATTGATAAGTCGATGCATGACCACGGGCTGTTCCAGGCTATTTGCCGCGTGAATCGTCTTGATGGAGAAGATAAGGATTTCGGCTACATTGTGGACTACAAGCAGTTGTTCGGGGATTTGACTGATACGTTGAACAAGTATACAGCCGGAGCTTTTGAGGGATATGCGGAAGAAGATGTACAAGGCTTAATCAAAGACCGCCTTGAGGAAGCGCGGAAATTCTTTGATAGGACCCTTGAAGAACTTGATGATTTGTGTGAGGGAGTAGCTCTGCCACGCAAGGAGCTTGACTACATTCACTACTTCTGTGGGGAAAACGGCATTGATGTTAATGAAGACGAGGCGTTCGCAAGAAGTCGCGAGCAACTTTATCGGCTTGTAAACCGACTTGTCAGAGCGTATACAGAGATCAAGCCAGATATGAGCACGGCGGGTTATACGCCATCCGAGCAAGAAGAACTCTCCAAGAAAGTAGAATTTTATATAGACCTTAAAGCGATTATTGGCCAAGCTAGCGCGGATTTCATTGATCTAAAGCTGTTTGAACCGGGGATGAGGTATCTAATCGACAATTATATTATTGCCGAGGATAGCCGCAAACTTGGAGCTTTTGATGATTTTACCCTGTTCGACTTTATCATCGCACAGGGAGAAAAACTAAAAGACGATGGTGGCAACAAAGAAGGTGCTGCGGAGGCAATTGAAAATAATATCCGCAAAAAGGTAGTTGAAAAAATTCCCATAAATCCCAAATACTACGAGAAAATGTCCGCTATCTTAGAGCAGCTGATCCGCGAGCGCCGTGAGGGTGTTATCGCCTATGAGCATCTTCTCGAAAAGTATATTGAACTAGCCCGAAATGTTACTTTTCCGGAAGAGAACGACGCTTATCCTGTACGAATCAGGAAGAGCGGCGCGCTCCGCGCTTTCTATGATAACTGCGGGCGAGATGAAGAACTGGCAATCGCTCTACATGAGGCTGTATTGCGGAGCAAGCAAGATAGATTTAGGAACAATCCAGTCAAGGAAAAACGAATTAAGCGGGAACTCTTTAAGATATTGAAAGACGAGTCCGAGGTTGAACGGATATTCAATATCATTTGTGAACAAGAGGAATACTGA